In Phycisphaerales bacterium AB-hyl4, the sequence ATACCGGCCCGGAAAGCGAACAGTCGTTTGGATGGCACGGGGCCGCCCTCACCGCGGTAGGCCAAGCCTTCATTGAATCGGTAGCCGCCGCCGGGGCGGGGACTGTCCCATTGCGCCCACGAGTCGCCGGTCCAGGAGTTGAACGCCCACAGCGCGATGCCATCGACGCCGAGGTGGTAATCCTGAATGCCGCGATGGCGGTAGTAGCCAATCAGCGATTGCATGTCCATCCGCGTCGCGCAGAGGAACGGCCAGAACGCATCCTGGGTGTTATAAAACGCCAGTTCATCCGCCGCTTCTTCCCGCATGGTCAGGCGTCGCCGCTCGGGCATCCACATGTCCACATAAGGCTCAAGGGATGCGATGTGCTCGGCCGTGTTCCACGGGGCCATGGTGACGGTGGTCTGCACGTCGGGGAAATACTCTTTGAGCATGGCTGCCTCTTTCACCAGATCCGGCATGCGAGGCAGGCGAGGCTCGTCTTCGATCTGAATCCAGAAGTCGTCGTAGGTCAGCCCATGGCCCTTCAGCGCGTCCATAAAGTTGCCGAACCACTCCCGGAAGTGCGCCTGCCACTCGTCATCCATGGTCTCGCCTTCGAAACCTGCCTCTTTCAGAGCCGTATCAAAATGGGTGAACAGGTGATAGTCGTAGACGAACTTCATCGGCCGATCTTCACGCATGTAGACCGCGTGGTTGGTCAGGTAATCAGCCGGATCACTTGACATCACCGGCCCATCCTTGATGGCACCAACGGGGTAGGACACGTGGAAGACGTTGATGTGCGAATCCAGCATGAGTTTGACATAGTCCAGCGGACCGCCGTAGTCGTACAACGCGCCCATGTACGGGCCGAAGGTGTAAACATGCATCGGCAGCGGGCTGGGGATTTCCACGTCGTAGATTCGCACATCGATCGGCACGCTCACCGGGGTCTGATCTCTGAGCGTGATCGGCAGCAGTTGCAGTTCGCCGCGGTAACGGCCGGCCGGGGCCTTGCCCGCAACATCGACCCAGAGCTTGGCCGTCTCGCCTGAACCCACGGTCAGCACCCCGTTGATGCCGATCGCTCCCAGCGGATCAAAGTCGAGCGTTTCGTAACTGCTCAACCGCGGCACGCCCTGATAGAGCGTGGCCAAGTCATAGAACCGCACGGAACGGCCGCCGCCGGCGTTGAGCTTGACTGGCGGATTAACCTTGAAGACCAACGTGTCCGGCCCATGGTTGCGGACCAGAAGCGCTGCCGCGTCGGAGCCGCCGCCGGGCACGTGCAGTTCCAGCGTGCCGGGTTCGGGGTTATCCCCGCGCGGCCGGGTGGTCAGGCCAACCCCGTCTTCCCAAGCGGAGACCTGCCAGATGTCAAAGCCTTCACCTGTTGCCGCCGCCGGGCCGGCGCTGGCGGTGGCCGGGCGATCGACGAGTCGGCTCGCCAACTCACGCGGCGAGAGTCGGCTGATGTGGCCAACGCTTTCCGGCGTCGGGATCACATGTATCGGCGCGACCCACGAACTAGTTTCTTCCGAGTTTCGATCGTTGCGGGCGAGGTTCGCAAAGAACATCTCAGGCACTTCGCCGCCTTCAAACACCTCGGTCAGGGGCACTGCGAGCACCGCCTGCCACGAATCGGAGCCGATCCGCACATCGCTGGTCGATTCCCCGTCCCATCCGGCAACGCGATCACGCGCATCGTAAATCGCGCCGCCCGCGGACAGGATCCAGTGATACACCGATCCACCTTCTTCGGGCACGAGCACCAGTTCCACGCTGTCGTCGGTCCACGCCTGGCCGTCGCGAACGGTCACGTTCTTGACCAGATCATCGGGATTGGGTTCTTCGTTGTGAAAGGCGGCCACGAGGTACTGGCCGATGACGCCCAGCCGGGCTTGGGTTGTTTTGGTGGGCTCGTCGCCGGTGTCGTGGATCCGCAGTTCGACCGTTTCGAACGCCTCCCAGATTTTCGGATCGTTGAACAGATCCGCCTCGGCGATATCCTCGAAGCTCGCGTCCTCAAACGTTTCAAGAAACATCAGCGGCTTGCCGGCTCCAGCGGAGCCCAGGGCCAGAGTCGTCGCCCCGCCGGATGTCCCAGCCGCCCCTGTCGCGGGATCCACCTGCGCGGCGGCGCTGCCGCCCAGATAAGCGATGAGATTTTCCCAGAAAGGCGACCGGGCCACCCGCGTGAGATGGCGGGCCTGGCTGATGATCACTTTGCCATCTCCGAAGATGCCTTCCTGCAGAAGCATCACCGGATATTCGTTGTCCGGACCGACCAGCACCGGCAGGGCCTTGTCGGGGAAGTTGCGCCAGTAAAACGCATTGCTCTCCACGCCGCTCCAGTCTTCCTCGGCCAGTGAATTCGGCTGAGACAGAAGCGGCAGGTCCAGCAGGTCCGGATTGGCATAGGCGGTAAAGTTGCCAATACTGCTGGACGCGCTGGGGCGGTTGGGCGCGGTGGGAAGAAACACATCGTGTTCTTCAAAGTAGTCTCGCATCACCGCCGGCAGATTGTTGAGCGTGGCCCCGTTGAGCTGGCCGATGTAGAACATCCCGCCGCGACGAAACAGGTCGTCGAACGCGGCCCGGGCCGGGTCGGCGTTGAAGAGGCCTTCGAACGCCTCGGCCGGCATGATGGCGCCGGTCAGCACCAGTATCGACTCATCGATGCTCTGTCCGACCGCGATGGCGGTCTGGGTGTCCATGGTCGTCAACTGTTCCGCGGTATAGGTGTTCACGCGCAGGCCAAGCCGCTCGAAGTCCACCCGCGTGTCCTCCCTCGGCGCGAGAATGGTCACCTGCCCGGCCAACGCGGCCTGGGTGAAAAGCACAAGCGCGAGAACGAGCAGGGTCGGCTTGAGCAACATCGACATAAGGAAGCCGGGCCTGCCGAGCCGTGAGGCTCGCGGTCGACTTGAATGATTTTCGATGGATGCAATACCTGTGATCATGAATCAGCTTTCTAAAAAAGGACAAATGGCCTCGTTGCCGGAAAGAAACGTTTTCGTTGCGGTGATAGTGAAACGCAGTGACGAAGCGGAAAACATCAATCAATGATGTACGTCAGTTGACGCTCCGCCCACGGCTTGTACGACTCCATACATTCCGATCGGTCGCGGCGGCGCCTGTGCCTCCGACGCCCAGCAATTGATAAAGAGCGGCGTAATCTTCAGGATCCGGCGACCTGACAGAACTGGCATGCCCGTCGATCCAGACGATATTGGTCGCGCCACGATGGCGAGGGTCTGGTCGCCCCGAGTCGCCAGAGCCAGCAGCGTAAGAATGAGCGACGCGATTCCTTCCGTGGCGAGGCGTTGCTGGCAAGCCTGTCCCTGTATCAATGTCGACCGTGTCAACCAAAAGCAGTTTATTGCTGGGGTCAACAATTTCGTCCTGATGGGCGGTGTAATACCATCGGGCCTCCTCGGTGTTTGGAAGGATACTTATCGAAGCACCGATCTGGTGCCAGTTATAGCCAAACGAAGTAAAAGTAGCTCGCCACCCGGGATTCTGAGTGCTCGCTGTGCCACGTTCGTTGGGGTCGGCGTCACAGGCAAAGACATCCCAGCCAGGTTCAGTACCTTCAATACCTCCAGGCAGGTAGGCGCGATGCATCAGCACTCGAGGCCAGGAAAAAGACTCATCAGATGTGCCTGGAGGAACGGCGTTATAGTCGCGATGCTGCCTTGATGGCAGCATGTAGCCGCGGCTGTCGTCGGCATACATCAACATTGACAAGCCGATCTGTCGCTGATCGCTAAGGCATACGACGGATCGCGCCGCATCCCGGGCCGAACTCAGCGCGGGCAGCAGAATGGCGATCAGCAAAGCGATGATCGATATAACAACGAGAAGCTCGATGAGCGTGAAAGCTTTTGAACGACGGAGCTGAAGGCGGCGGGATATATACATCATGTGGTCTTCCTTGTTATGAACTGCTGTGAACGTAATAGGACGTCAAGACCTTGCTTCACGGTTCACTGACGCTGGCCCCGTGGAGTCGCGGACGACCAGTTTCAGGTTGAGTTGTTCGTTTTGCGGTTCGCTGTTGTTTTCGATGCAGTCGAGGACGGCTTTGACGGCTTTCCGCCCCAGATCCAGATGGGTCTGAGAGACGGTGGTGAGGCTCGGGTAATAGAAGGCGGAGGCCTGGACGTTGTCGAAGCCGACGAGCGAGACGTCCTGCGGCACGCGCATGCCGTGATCGTGCAGGGCCTTGAGCACGCCGAGCGCGACCTGATCGCCAATCGCCTGGAGGGCCGTGGGAAAAGGGCCTGGCTGCTGGAGACGCTCCGTGATGGCCTGGTAGGCGCTTTCCATGGATGCGGCGGCTGGGGCTATGAACTCCGTCTCGACGCGGTGCCCGCTCTGGTCGATCGCGCGAGCGATGCCTTCTCGCTGCGCGCCGTGGGTCCACTGGGGAGCGGGGCAGATTCCGACAAAGCCAATGTGGCGGTGCTGAAGCGACAGCAAGTGCTCCATAGCCAAACAGAATCCGGAAGCGATGTCGACGTTCAGCCTCGTGGCGCCTGAAAGAACACCGCGGTTAGCATGGACGATTTGCAGGACAGGGATTTTTCGATTGAAGAAGGGCTTGAACGCGTCGTTACCGCTTTCGACCTGCGGCTTGCTGAGAGGACCGTCGATGATCAGTGCGTCGACGTTCAGGCCGAGAAAGTGCTGGCAGAGGAGGGCTTCCTGGTCAGGCCGCCACTCGGAACTGGCGAAAGAGATTTCGTAGCCCCGCTCGTAGGCCACCTGCTGAGCGGAGGCGACTCGCTCGATGTAGATCGGATTGCTGAATGTGGGGATCAGCAGCCCGATCAGGCGTGTCTTCTGTCGGCGAAGCGCCGCTGCCTGGCGGTTGGGAACGTAACCCGCCGCAGTGGCGGCGGCCACCACGCGCTGACGGGTGCTCTGGGTCACACACGACCGGCCGTTGAGGGCCATGGACACCGTGCCTACCGAAAGCGAGAGCTGCCGAGCCAACTCGGCCATACTGATGTTTTTGGGCGGGCTTTGGGTGGACATGATGAAGTTCGCCGATCGTGTTCGCCGGGGATTTACGACTTCCGACCCCAATTTGAATCGACTCAATTGAATCGACTCAATTTCAATTGTCGATAGTTCTGCCGCTTTGTCAAGGGGTAACAGGCGATTTTGGCCGAGTGCCGGGAACCAGCCTGCCAGCGTTGCTTTCCGCGTAGCGATGATGATCAAGCAGTTGATTTAGGCGGGGCGATCGGAGAGGCGCGGTCGCTACGGCTGATCTACGTGTGGGAAGTCCTAGACGCGGTTGGCAGGATATGTCCTTGGCATCGTGAAATTGGACATCGTCCGCCAGTCTTGCTGATCGGCCTCCGCCTGCCAGCAGCGCCCCTGCCTCGAACACCAGCAATCGTCAGTCAAATTGCTCGGCCGTGAGCTGGGCAAGGTAGATACTGGCCTTGCCGCCGTTGCCCGAGTAATAGCTGACCCACAACCGCTGATCATGCCAGAGCAAGCCGGGGTAACTCGAATCGTCACTGGTCACCAAACGCACGCGCGGCTCGAAGCGCCCCTGGTCCATGTCGAGCACGCCGAGCGTGGTGTAGGGCTTGCCGTCCGCATGAACCCGCCCGGCGCCGATCCAGCGCCCGTCCGGCAACTGGAGCAGGTTCGGGCCGCCGATGTGCACATCCAGTTCATGCCACTGCCACTGGGTGTAGGGTGGTCGGCTTCGGCCGAGCAGCGCGTCAGTGTGCTTCGGGCTGTCGCGTCGGACCAGGGCGTAGGCCGTGTCATCCTGGTCGAACCGGAGCGACGCCTCGGAGGGGCAGCCGGGGATGCCCAGGTCTTCCACGACGCTGTGGTAGGTTAGGCCATCGTCCGTGGCATGCAGGGTCAGGCGGGCATGCTGCGGGAAATCGATCGTGGTTGAAAACGAGAGGCCATACCCCCTGCCGCGGTGCCAGGTCACCCGCCAGAGCCAAAGTTGCGGGGCGAGCGCCGGCTCGATTTCACTCCAGGCCGAGCCGTCTTCCGAGAAGCTGACCACGGCCTGGTGCTCGCCGGGAAAAGGCACTCCGTCCCGCAGGGCCGAGCAGCCCAGCAGCATCAGCCGATCGTCGGGCGTGATGCTCAACTTCGGGTCACGCAGATCCCGCCCGGCCTTCGACAGCAGCGCGGCGGATTCCCACGCCACCCCATCGAGCGAGGTCAAGACCCGGAGGGCGCCATCGGACGAAACATGCCCTGAGGCTTCTCGAAAGGTGCACCAGAAGCGATCCCGCCAACGGACCAGGTCCGTAAAAGCATTGTGGGCAGCGGCGTCCCAGATGCACCGGGTATCACAGTCAATGAGGGCAATCTCGCCTGAGCGGGTCATGAGTTGGGTCCTGTCGGGGTGAGGGGCCGTGCCCGGCGCTTGCCGACACAGGGTTTGCTTCCCGCCGTCGCGGGCGAGTTGGTTCGATTTTAAGAGAGTTACTAATTTTTTCAAGCACAACCTCAAAATCATGCATGTATGGATCCCCAAACGCCGATCAAAGCTTGAGGGGCAAGCATTTGGAGCAGACGGGGATTGGTCTTGAAAAATGTAGTAACGCTCTTATAATGGTGGCGATGAACCCTTCCCTTCGAGAGATCGCGGATCGCGTGGAGCTCTCGTACCAGACCGTGGCGAACGTGCTGTCGGTCAACAGTAAGACCCGCGTTCGGTACAGCACACGCACGCAGCAGAAGATTCAGGCGGTCGCCAAGCAGATGGGCTATCGCCCGCATCTGGGTGCCCGGTCCATTTCCACGGGGCGGTTCGGCAGCCTGTCGCTGCTCATGAGCACGCACAGCAAACGCCGAAGCCTCCCGCAGGACATGCTCGACGGCATGCTTCGGGCCTCGGCCGACCTGGGCCTGCACCTCTCGGTGGAAACGGTCGACCGCGTGCTGACGGACCCCAAGTTCGTGCCCCGGATGTTGCGCGAATGGTGTTCCGACGGTCTGCTGGTGGATTTCGTGGGCGTGCCATCGGAAATGGAGCAGTTGATCAGCGACAGCCAGGTGCCCACCGTCTGGATCAACCGCAAGCGGCATCACGACACGGTCCGTCCGGACGATTTTCAGGCGGGGCAACTTGCGGCCGAGACGCTGCTGGCCTTGGGACATAGGCGCATCGCGTACGTGCAGCTACTCCACAGTGCGTTGAAATTGCCGCAACTGCACTACAGCGTCACCGATCGGATCGAAGGCTTTCAGACGAGCGTTCAGGCGGCGGGGCTGAAGTCGGAGGTAATCAGTTTCGACCAGGCACTGCCGCAGGCGGAGATTGAGTCATGGGCCACCGCGTTTCTTTCCGATCCGGATCGCCCGACGGCGGTCGTGGCGGCGGACGTGCTGGAGCGTGAGACGCTGTTGCTCGGTTGCGCTCGGCTGAACCTGCGCGTGCCGGAGGATCTTTCGATTCTCGCCTTTGCGTCGGGCAAGTTGTCCGGCTGCGAGGTGGGCTGGCAGTCGTTCACGAATGTGGCCGTGGACTGGCATAAGGTTGGCGACCAGAGCGTACGAATGCTGGTTCGCGTGATCGAAAACCACCACGTCGACCCGATCTTGATTCCATTTGAGTTGACCGAAGGGCAGACGACCGCCCCCCTGCCTGCATAAGCCCAGAGTTCCCGGCCGCGCCGAAACGCGATGAACGATCACGTCGGTTTGAAAAAAGGGATGCGTGATGCAGGTGAAATGTTCCCGGTGGACATGGGCATCGCTCGTATGCGTGCTCAGCATGCTGACTGGGGGGCAGGCGGCTGGCGCGGCCGAGCCAACCTTCAAGGACTCGCTGGCCGAGGGCTTGCTGCTGTTCGCCAGTTTCGATGACCCGCAGGAGCCGATCGATTTCGCCCGAGGGCCGACCGCGGCAAATGGTGAAGCGCCGCAGTTCGTCGCGGGACGCACCGGCCGGGCCTTGGCGCCGCGCGACTCGGGTTGGCCGGTGCAGCTTCACGGCAACCTCGATTTCGGACGCGGCACACTGAGTTTTTTCATCCGTCCCGACTGGCAATGGGGCGATCGCACGCAACGTGTGCTGCTCGCCACGACCAACTTTGAGTTGCGCCTCCCTGCCGAACACGAAGTGCTGCTGTTCATGACCGGCAACGATTTGCCGACGTCCGGCTTCGCGTGGGACTACGGCTGCACGGGCCGTATTACCCGCGCATTCACCCAAGGCTGGCAGCACATCGTACTCACCTGGGATGCCGAGGCCGAGCACAAGCAGATCTATCTCAACGGCGAACGTATCGCCGAGCAACAGACCAACCTGATCCGCCCCTCGCAGTTCAGCCCGACGGGTCCGCTGTGGTTGGCGCGGGGCGCGGCGCCGGGCGCTTACGACGAACTGGGCATCTGGGACCGGGTACTGAGCGAGGATGAAATTGCCGCCTTGGCCGATCAGGGGCCGACCCTGCGTGACGCTGCTCGGGAGAAAGAACATACGCCATTGAGTCCGCTGCGAGTGCAGGTGGATGGCCAACGCAGTCCCGGGTCGTTGATTGTCGACCCGGGCGAACGGTTCACCAGTCGATTCGGATTGAAAAACCGCCAGCCCGAGCCGATCGCGACCGAGATCACCCTGCGTCTGCTGGACTACCGCGAGCGCGAGGTCGATCGCACGACGCGCGAGGTTTCGATTGCGCCCGGCACGTCGATGAACGTCGAGCATGCGTTTTCCGCCCAGGCTTACGGGCCTTACAAGGTCGAGGTGAGCTATACCTTGCAGGGCCGGGATCATCTGGCGGACGCGGCGAGCTTTGTCGTCTGGCCTGAAGCGGACGCGCCGAATCCGGACAGTTTCTTCGGCTACCACATCAACAGTTTTCGCGGCTCAGGCGTCTTCGAGCAGGCGGTCCGGTTGGGTGCGGCGTGGAACCGTGGGCACAACATGGTGCAGCATACCTGGTGGCCGCGCGTGCAGCCGGAGCCGGGCGAGTTCGCATGGCAACTTGAAGACAAGATGCAACGCCTGGACGACGCGGGAATGACCCTGCTTGGCCAATGGTTCGGCACGCCTTATTGGGCCGCGCGGGAGGCGGACCGATCGCCGCCGGAGCATCCGCTGGCGTATCCCTCGGGCGACCTGCCGGACCTGCAGGCGTTCGCGACCTACGTGCGCAAGACGATCGAGCGGTTTCCGCAGATCCGTTACTGGGAGACATGGAACGAGCCGGATGTGAGTCTGTTCTGGCGCGGCACGCCCGAGCAACTTGTCGAGGTGGCGCGGGTGGCCTACGAGACGGCCAAGGCGGTCGATCCCGAGCTGACAGTGATGGGTGTCGGCGTCACGGGCAGCGCCCGCGGCTGGCACAGACAGATCGCCGAGGCTGGCCTGTTCGACTACGTCGATGTGATCACTTACCACGCCTATCACCCGGCCGACATCGAACCGGAACGCCTATGGGACATGCAAAAGAACCTTGTCGAACATTTCCGCTCAATGGCGCGCGAGCATCACGGCCACGAGTTGCCGCTCTGGGACACGGAAAGCGGCAACGTCAGTACGACCTGGCTGCGTCACTACGAACATGAGTCACTGCCTGCGCCGCACCTGCGTCACCCGATCGACGCGTATGAAGCGGCGCTTTCGATGGTGCAGGCCAACGCCTTCATGCAGGTGCTCGGCGTGGAGCGGTCGTTCCACTACATGTGGAACCTGCCCCAGCCGAACGATTACCGAAGCTCGAACGCTGTGGACCCAACCGGCACGCCGAAGCCGAAGCTGCTGGCTCGGCTTGCCATGGAACGCATGGTCGGCCGCGGCGAGTTGGCCGGCCACGTGCAGCGCGACGAAGGCCGGCTGTGGTTCAACGTCTACGCGATGCCCGACGGTTCGAGCGTTCTGTTCGGCTGGACCGGTCGCGGCGGGCAGGTGGAGTTGACCGACATGCCCGGCGCCTTCACGCGATACGACCTGATGGCCAATGCCAGCGACGCAACGAGCATGCACTTCGATCAGGAACCGGCCTACTACGCATGGGACGTGTCGGCGGACGAGGCAATTTCGCTGCTCGAACGCGCTACCGCGCACGTTCATCGCACGCCGCAGCCGGTGGGCGCGGCGCGTGAGCCCATTGATGCAGATCTGCCCGCCTATCCTGACTTCGCGGCGGCATTGGATCAGGCAGGCGGCCTTTTCACATTGGACTTGCGCCCCTTCGCGAACATGGGGCTAGCCGACGAAACCCCCGGCACACGCGACGGTGGCTGGACCGACCAGGGGCCGATGAACGATGCGCGTGACCTGACCATCGGCACACGTGAACTGTTCGGCGTACCGTTTGAGGTGATCGATCCGCAGCGCAACGACGGCCGCGCGGTCATCACGATGCGCGGCGAGAATCTCACACCCGACTTCCCGCAGCGTGTCGGGCCGATCGAAGTCAATCGCCGCATCCGAACGCTCTATTTCATGCACGCCGGTGCGTGGGCGGTTGATGGCGAGATTGGGCATTACCTCATCCGCTACCGCGACGGCAGCCGCGTCAAGGTGCCGGTACGCGTCGGCGAACAGTTGAACGACTGGTGGCGGCCGCCCAGCGATGGGATGGAGGCACGTGCAGTCGGGTTCACCGCCGAGCAGACCCTCACCGGCGAACCACAGCAACGTTACATCTACGTCTACGAATGGCAGAACCCGGAGATGGACAAGGCGATCGATTCCATTGAAGTGGTTTCAGCCAACGGACAATCCACCCTGCTGGTGCTGGCGATCAGCGGCGTGGCGTTCTGATGGCGGACAGGACAGGTACTGGCGAGCAAGCCAGGCAGATCAGGCTGGTGCATGTGCAAGATCCGGTTGACCCACAAGGAGTGACTGGCGATGACTTTCACGCGAATGATTCACCGTAGACGATCGGCCGACATTGATGACCGACGTGGTTTCACGCTCATCGAGCTGCTGGTGGTAATCTCCATCATTGCGATTCTGATCGCCCTGCTGCTGCCGGCACTCGGCGCCGCCCGCGAGCAGGCCCGGGCCATCCAGTGCGCCGCGAACGTCCGTTCGATTGGCTTGAGCTTCGAGTTCGTGGCGGAAGATCACAGCGGCTATTATCCGCCCCGCGCCTTTTTCGCGGATCCCCATCGCCCCGGTATGGCCAGACCCGCCGGTTGGCCCACCGACGGCATCCGATGGGACGACTGGATGGTCCTCAAAGGCTACATGCATACCGCGCTGGTGGCGTGCCCGACCGCGGATTACATCCCGCAGCAAACCTACCCCTTCGACGGAACCCGCGTGTTGCTCAACGAGGTGCGGCATTACGGCGTCGCCACCTACGGCATCGGAGGCGCATTACTCAGTGTCGGCAGCAGTTCCTTCGAACCCGTGCATCGCGACAGCATCCAACGCCCGACCCACGCCATCGGCGTCGGAGACAGCGACCCCGGCTACGCCCAGAGTCCCGGTGAATTCAACCCCGCCGACTTCGCCGGCAACAACACGTGGAACATCCAGGGCACCGCCCCCTCCGCCACCACCGGCAAACCGTCCATGCGCCACTCGCTGACCGGGAACTACGCCTTCCTCGACGGCCACGTCAGCCGCGATCCGGTGCAGGACGTCGCCGTCGCCTTGCCACTGGATGAGAACGCACGCACCTACCGCATGTGGGTCTATGGCGGAAACAACGAATAACCGACACCCACTTTTTTTGACCTCGATAATTCAGGAACAGCCATGGATGCCACCGCCCTTGTCTGCGACAAGCAGCAGAACATTTCCCTCCTCAACGTCCGGTTGAAAGAACCGGATGCGGATGACCTGGTCGTTCGAACGCTTTACAGCGGCGTGAGCCCGGGCACGGAACTGGCGTTGCTTCAGAACAAGATTTCCTGGGGCCCGTTCCCCTTATGCACCGGCTACCAAGGCGTCGGCGTGGTCGAGGCAGTGGGCGCCAACGTTCACGACTTCAAGCCCGGCGAGCGTGTGTACTACCGCGGCAATACGCCGATGACCACGCCCGGCGGCGAGCCGATCTCACCCGTTTCCGGCACGCATTGCAGCCATGCCGTGGTACCGCCGGGGCGGATCGGCACGGCCGTGCTCCCCGAAGGGGTGGACCCGGCGTCGGCGAGCCTGTTCGTGATGCCGGCCGTGGGCCTGGCGGGTGTGGACATGGCCAACCCGCGGATCGGGGCTTCAGTCATCGTGCATGGCGTGGGCCCGATCGGCCTGGGCGTGGTCGCGGCCTGTGCACATCGCGGTTGTCGGGTGATCGCCATCGACCTCGACGATCATCGACTGAAAC encodes:
- a CDS encoding LacI family DNA-binding transcriptional regulator, producing MNPSLREIADRVELSYQTVANVLSVNSKTRVRYSTRTQQKIQAVAKQMGYRPHLGARSISTGRFGSLSLLMSTHSKRRSLPQDMLDGMLRASADLGLHLSVETVDRVLTDPKFVPRMLREWCSDGLLVDFVGVPSEMEQLISDSQVPTVWINRKRHHDTVRPDDFQAGQLAAETLLALGHRRIAYVQLLHSALKLPQLHYSVTDRIEGFQTSVQAAGLKSEVISFDQALPQAEIESWATAFLSDPDRPTAVVAADVLERETLLLGCARLNLRVPEDLSILAFASGKLSGCEVGWQSFTNVAVDWHKVGDQSVRMLVRVIENHHVDPILIPFELTEGQTTAPLPA
- a CDS encoding LacI family DNA-binding transcriptional regulator, with product MIIIATRKATLAGWFPALGQNRLLPLDKAAELSTIEIESIQLSRFKLGSEVVNPRRTRSANFIMSTQSPPKNISMAELARQLSLSVGTVSMALNGRSCVTQSTRQRVVAAATAAGYVPNRQAAALRRQKTRLIGLLIPTFSNPIYIERVASAQQVAYERGYEISFASSEWRPDQEALLCQHFLGLNVDALIIDGPLSKPQVESGNDAFKPFFNRKIPVLQIVHANRGVLSGATRLNVDIASGFCLAMEHLLSLQHRHIGFVGICPAPQWTHGAQREGIARAIDQSGHRVETEFIAPAAASMESAYQAITERLQQPGPFPTALQAIGDQVALGVLKALHDHGMRVPQDVSLVGFDNVQASAFYYPSLTTVSQTHLDLGRKAVKAVLDCIENNSEPQNEQLNLKLVVRDSTGPASVNREARS
- a CDS encoding glycoside hydrolase domain-containing protein, with protein sequence MSMLLKPTLLVLALVLFTQAALAGQVTILAPREDTRVDFERLGLRVNTYTAEQLTTMDTQTAIAVGQSIDESILVLTGAIMPAEAFEGLFNADPARAAFDDLFRRGGMFYIGQLNGATLNNLPAVMRDYFEEHDVFLPTAPNRPSASSSIGNFTAYANPDLLDLPLLSQPNSLAEEDWSGVESNAFYWRNFPDKALPVLVGPDNEYPVMLLQEGIFGDGKVIISQARHLTRVARSPFWENLIAYLGGSAAAQVDPATGAAGTSGGATTLALGSAGAGKPLMFLETFEDASFEDIAEADLFNDPKIWEAFETVELRIHDTGDEPTKTTQARLGVIGQYLVAAFHNEEPNPDDLVKNVTVRDGQAWTDDSVELVLVPEEGGSVYHWILSAGGAIYDARDRVAGWDGESTSDVRIGSDSWQAVLAVPLTEVFEGGEVPEMFFANLARNDRNSEETSSWVAPIHVIPTPESVGHISRLSPRELASRLVDRPATASAGPAAATGEGFDIWQVSAWEDGVGLTTRPRGDNPEPGTLELHVPGGGSDAAALLVRNHGPDTLVFKVNPPVKLNAGGGRSVRFYDLATLYQGVPRLSSYETLDFDPLGAIGINGVLTVGSGETAKLWVDVAGKAPAGRYRGELQLLPITLRDQTPVSVPIDVRIYDVEIPSPLPMHVYTFGPYMGALYDYGGPLDYVKLMLDSHINVFHVSYPVGAIKDGPVMSSDPADYLTNHAVYMREDRPMKFVYDYHLFTHFDTALKEAGFEGETMDDEWQAHFREWFGNFMDALKGHGLTYDDFWIQIEDEPRLPRMPDLVKEAAMLKEYFPDVQTTVTMAPWNTAEHIASLEPYVDMWMPERRRLTMREEAADELAFYNTQDAFWPFLCATRMDMQSLIGYYRHRGIQDYHLGVDGIALWAFNSWTGDSWAQWDSPRPGGGYRFNEGLAYRGEGGPVPSKRLFAFRAGMEDYVLLHLLAEAKSNASGANGTRIDALKSQAETLLGSSSPAELEQWRRDALALLETLQ
- a CDS encoding LamG-like jellyroll fold domain-containing protein; protein product: MQVKCSRWTWASLVCVLSMLTGGQAAGAAEPTFKDSLAEGLLLFASFDDPQEPIDFARGPTAANGEAPQFVAGRTGRALAPRDSGWPVQLHGNLDFGRGTLSFFIRPDWQWGDRTQRVLLATTNFELRLPAEHEVLLFMTGNDLPTSGFAWDYGCTGRITRAFTQGWQHIVLTWDAEAEHKQIYLNGERIAEQQTNLIRPSQFSPTGPLWLARGAAPGAYDELGIWDRVLSEDEIAALADQGPTLRDAAREKEHTPLSPLRVQVDGQRSPGSLIVDPGERFTSRFGLKNRQPEPIATEITLRLLDYREREVDRTTREVSIAPGTSMNVEHAFSAQAYGPYKVEVSYTLQGRDHLADAASFVVWPEADAPNPDSFFGYHINSFRGSGVFEQAVRLGAAWNRGHNMVQHTWWPRVQPEPGEFAWQLEDKMQRLDDAGMTLLGQWFGTPYWAAREADRSPPEHPLAYPSGDLPDLQAFATYVRKTIERFPQIRYWETWNEPDVSLFWRGTPEQLVEVARVAYETAKAVDPELTVMGVGVTGSARGWHRQIAEAGLFDYVDVITYHAYHPADIEPERLWDMQKNLVEHFRSMAREHHGHELPLWDTESGNVSTTWLRHYEHESLPAPHLRHPIDAYEAALSMVQANAFMQVLGVERSFHYMWNLPQPNDYRSSNAVDPTGTPKPKLLARLAMERMVGRGELAGHVQRDEGRLWFNVYAMPDGSSVLFGWTGRGGQVELTDMPGAFTRYDLMANASDATSMHFDQEPAYYAWDVSADEAISLLERATAHVHRTPQPVGAAREPIDADLPAYPDFAAALDQAGGLFTLDLRPFANMGLADETPGTRDGGWTDQGPMNDARDLTIGTRELFGVPFEVIDPQRNDGRAVITMRGENLTPDFPQRVGPIEVNRRIRTLYFMHAGAWAVDGEIGHYLIRYRDGSRVKVPVRVGEQLNDWWRPPSDGMEARAVGFTAEQTLTGEPQQRYIYVYEWQNPEMDKAIDSIEVVSANGQSTLLVLAISGVAF
- a CDS encoding type II secretion system protein, producing MMYISRRLQLRRSKAFTLIELLVVISIIALLIAILLPALSSARDAARSVVCLSDQRQIGLSMLMYADDSRGYMLPSRQHRDYNAVPPGTSDESFSWPRVLMHRAYLPGGIEGTEPGWDVFACDADPNERGTASTQNPGWRATFTSFGYNWHQIGASISILPNTEEARWYYTAHQDEIVDPSNKLLLVDTVDIDTGTGLPATPRHGRNRVAHSYAAGSGDSGRPDPRHRGATNIVWIDGHASSVRSPDPEDYAALYQLLGVGGTGAAATDRNVWSRTSRGRSVN
- a CDS encoding exo-alpha-sialidase encodes the protein MTSLDGVAWESAALLSKAGRDLRDPKLSITPDDRLMLLGCSALRDGVPFPGEHQAVVSFSEDGSAWSEIEPALAPQLWLWRVTWHRGRGYGLSFSTTIDFPQHARLTLHATDDGLTYHSVVEDLGIPGCPSEASLRFDQDDTAYALVRRDSPKHTDALLGRSRPPYTQWQWHELDVHIGGPNLLQLPDGRWIGAGRVHADGKPYTTLGVLDMDQGRFEPRVRLVTSDDSSYPGLLWHDQRLWVSYYSGNGGKASIYLAQLTAEQFD